In one Corythoichthys intestinalis isolate RoL2023-P3 chromosome 16, ASM3026506v1, whole genome shotgun sequence genomic region, the following are encoded:
- the phospho1 gene encoding probable phosphatase phospho1 isoform X1 yields the protein MGDSFFNCCYFPPRPPGEEEPHGFRTRGESGMASRISPDKRFLIFFDFDETIVDETSDDVVVQTAPGQHLPEWLKDTYQAGRYNEYMQRVLAYLAEQGVTESDIRDVMEKLPATPGMLGLFQFLRNRPPHDFEVVLVSDANTFFIEAWLRRSGARPLFHRIFSNPATFNRDGRLALRPFHAHECQRCPENMCKQAVVREYVTRRTNERRRPYQRIFYVGDGANDFCPALAMGPRDVVFPRRDFPMHRLITETHEATPGEFKAVTVPWSSAEDVVQRLRKLVAE from the coding sequence ATGGGGGACTCGTTCTTCAACTGCTGTTATTTCCCACCTCGACCCCCAGGCGAGGAGGAGCCCCACGGCTTCCGAACCCGCGGCGAGAGCGGCATGGCGTCTCGCATCTCCCCGGACAAGCGCTTCCTCATCTTCTTCGACTTCGACGAGACCATCGTGGACGAGACCAGCGACGACGTGGTGGTGCAGACGGCGCCCGGCCAGCATCTGCCCGAATGGCTGAAGGACACCTATCAAGCGGGCCGCTATAACGAGTACATGCAACGGGTTCTGGCCTATCTGGCCGAGCAGGGCGTCACCGAGAGCGACATCCGCGACGTCATGGAGAAGTTGCCCGCCACCCCGGGGATGCTGGGGCTTTTCCAATTCCTGCGCAACCGCCCGCCGCACGACTTCGAGGTGGTCCTGGTGTCGGACGCCAACACCTTCTTTATCGAGGCCTGGCTAAGGCGAAGCGGCGCCCGCCCCCTCTTccatcgcattttctccaatccGGCCACCTTCAACAGGGACGGGCGCCTAGCGCTGAGGCCCTTTCACGCCCACGAGTGTCAGCGTTGCCCCGAGAACATGTGCAAGCAGGCGGTGGTCCGCGAATACGTCACGCGCCGGACCAACGAGAGGAGGCGCCCCTACCAGAGGATCTTCTACGTGGGCGACGGCGCCAACGACTTCTGCCCGGCGCTGGCCATGGGGCCCCGGGACGTGGTCTTCCCACGGAGAGACTTCCCCATGCACCGCCTCATCACCGAGACCCACGAGGCCACGCCGGGGGAGTTCAAGGCGGTGACGGTGCCCTGGAGCTCCGCCGAGGATGTCGTCCAACGCCTCAGGAAGCTGGTGGCCGAGTAG
- the phospho1 gene encoding probable phosphatase phospho1 isoform X2, producing MASRISPDKRFLIFFDFDETIVDETSDDVVVQTAPGQHLPEWLKDTYQAGRYNEYMQRVLAYLAEQGVTESDIRDVMEKLPATPGMLGLFQFLRNRPPHDFEVVLVSDANTFFIEAWLRRSGARPLFHRIFSNPATFNRDGRLALRPFHAHECQRCPENMCKQAVVREYVTRRTNERRRPYQRIFYVGDGANDFCPALAMGPRDVVFPRRDFPMHRLITETHEATPGEFKAVTVPWSSAEDVVQRLRKLVAE from the coding sequence ATGGCGTCTCGCATCTCCCCGGACAAGCGCTTCCTCATCTTCTTCGACTTCGACGAGACCATCGTGGACGAGACCAGCGACGACGTGGTGGTGCAGACGGCGCCCGGCCAGCATCTGCCCGAATGGCTGAAGGACACCTATCAAGCGGGCCGCTATAACGAGTACATGCAACGGGTTCTGGCCTATCTGGCCGAGCAGGGCGTCACCGAGAGCGACATCCGCGACGTCATGGAGAAGTTGCCCGCCACCCCGGGGATGCTGGGGCTTTTCCAATTCCTGCGCAACCGCCCGCCGCACGACTTCGAGGTGGTCCTGGTGTCGGACGCCAACACCTTCTTTATCGAGGCCTGGCTAAGGCGAAGCGGCGCCCGCCCCCTCTTccatcgcattttctccaatccGGCCACCTTCAACAGGGACGGGCGCCTAGCGCTGAGGCCCTTTCACGCCCACGAGTGTCAGCGTTGCCCCGAGAACATGTGCAAGCAGGCGGTGGTCCGCGAATACGTCACGCGCCGGACCAACGAGAGGAGGCGCCCCTACCAGAGGATCTTCTACGTGGGCGACGGCGCCAACGACTTCTGCCCGGCGCTGGCCATGGGGCCCCGGGACGTGGTCTTCCCACGGAGAGACTTCCCCATGCACCGCCTCATCACCGAGACCCACGAGGCCACGCCGGGGGAGTTCAAGGCGGTGACGGTGCCCTGGAGCTCCGCCGAGGATGTCGTCCAACGCCTCAGGAAGCTGGTGGCCGAGTAG
- the eftud2 gene encoding 116 kDa U5 small nuclear ribonucleoprotein component yields METDLYDEFGNYIGPELDSDDDDENDLDAEDRDADEGEEDDDDEQADADDDVPGMEVVLHEDKKYYPTAEEVYGPEVETIVQEEDTQPLTEPIIKPVRHKQFTLMEQELPTTVYDMEFLADLMDSTELIRNVTLCGHLHHGKTCFVDCLIEQTHPEIRKRDDIDLRYTDILFTEQERGVGIKSTPVTMVLPDSRGKSYLLNIMDTPGHVNFSDEVTSSIRISDGVVLFIDAAEGVMLNTERLIKHAVQERMAITICINKVDRLIVELKLPPTDAYYKLRHIVDEVNGLLNTYSTDENLVVSPLLGNVCFASSQYSICFTLGSFAKIYADTYGDINYTEFSKRLWGDIYFNPKTRKFTKKAPTSNSQRSFVEFVLEPLYKILSQVVGDVDTSLPRVLDELGVHLSKEELKLNIRPLLRLVCNRFFGEFTGLVDMCVQHIPSPQDGARNKIEHTYTGGLDSDLGEAMAECDPEGPLMCHTTKMYSTEDGVQFHAFGRVLSGTIQAGQPVKVLGENYTLEDEEDSQVCTVGRLWISVARYQIEVNRVPAGNWVLIEGCDQPIVKTATITEPRGNEEAQIFRPLKFNTASVIKIAVEPVNPSELPKMLDGLRKVNKSYPSLTTKVEESGEHVILGTGELYLDCVMHDLRKMYSEIDIKVADPVVTFCETVVETSSLKCFAETPNKKNKITMIAEPLEKGLAEDIENEVVQITWNRKKLGEFFQTKYDWDLLAARSIWAFGPDTTGPNILVDDTLPSEVDKALLGSVKDSIVQGFQWGTREGPLCDEPIRNVKFKILDAVIAQEPLHRGGGQVIPTARRVVYSAFLMATPRLMEPYYFVEVQAPADCVSAVYTVLARRRGHVTQDAPIPGSPLYTIKAFIPAIDSFGFETDLRTHTQGQAFALSVFHHWQIVPGDPLDKSIVIRPLEPQPAPHLAREFMIKTRRRKGLSEDVSISKFFDDPMLLELAKQDVVLNYPM; encoded by the exons ATGGAGACTGATCTGTACGACGAATTTGGCAACTACATCGGTCCAGAGTTGGACTCCGACGATGACGATGAGAACGACTTGGACGCGGAGGACCGAGATGCCGATGAG GGAGAAGAGGACGATGATGACGAGCAGGCGGATGCCGACGATGACGTGCCTGGTATGGAAGTGGTGTTGCACGAAGATAAGAAATACTATCCGACTGCCGAGGAGGTGTACGGGCCGGAAGTGGAAACCATTGTCCAGGAGGAGGATACGCAGCCGCTTACAG AGCCTATCATAAAGCCGGTGCGACACAAGCAGTTCACCCTGATGGAACAAGAGTTGCCGACCACCGTTTACGACATGGA ATTCCTCGCTGATCTGATGGATAGTACGGAGCTCATTCGTAACGTTACCCTGTGCGGTCACCTCCACCACGGCAAA ACGTGCTTCGTGGACTGTTTGATTGAGCAGACACACCCAGAAATCAGGAAACGAGACGACATAGAT CTCCGGTATACAGACATTCTCTTTACTGAACAGGAG AGAGGCGTTGGCATCAAGAGCACACCCGTTACAATGGTTTTGCCCGACTCCAGAGGGAAATCCTACCTGTTAAATATCATGGACACGCCAG GTCACGTCAACTTCTCCGACGAGGTCACGTCCAGCATCCGCATCTCGGACGGCGTCGTCCTCTTCATCGACGCGGCGGAAGGG GTGATGCTGAACACGGAGCGCCTGATCAAGCACGCCGTCCAGGAGCGTATGGCCATCACCATCTGCATCAACAAGGTGGACCGACTCATCGTGGAGCTCAAGCTGCCGCCCACCGACGCCTACTACAAACTCCGCCATATTGTGGACGAAGTCAACGGTCTGCTCAA CACGTACTCCACCGACGAGAACCTGGTGGTGTCTCCGCTCCTGGGCAACGTGTGTTTCGCGAGTTCGCAGTACAGCATCTGTTTCACTCTGGGCTCCTTTGCGAAGATCTACGCCGATACTTACG GTGACATCAATTACACTGAATTCTCCAAGAGGCTGTGGGGAGACATATATTTTAACCCAAAAAC ACGAAAGTTCACCAAGAAGGCTCCCACCAGTAACTCCCAGCGCAGTTTTGTGGAGTTTGTCTTAGAGCCGCTATACAAAATTCTTTCGCAG GTGGTCGGGGATGTGGACACGTCGCTCCCCAGGGTTCTGGATGAACTGGGGGTCCACCTCAGCAAAGAAGAACTGAAACTTAACATCAGGCCGCTGCTGAGGCTAGTGTGCAATCGCTTTTTTGGAGAGTTCACTG GCTTGGTGGACATGTGCGTGCAGCACATCCCatcgccacaagatggcgccCGAAACAAGATAGAGCACACCTACACAGGTGGTCTGGACTCGGACTTGGGGGAGGCCATGGCTGAGTGTGACCCCGAG GGTCCTCTGATGTGCCACACCACTAAGATGTACAGCACCGAGGACGGCGTTCAGTTCCACGCCTTTGGCCGCGTGCTGAGTGGAACCATCCAGGCGGGCCAACCGGTCAAGGTTTTAGGCGAGAACTACACTTTGGAGGACGAGGAAGATTCCCAAGTCTGCACCGTAGGCCGGCTCTGGATTTCCGTTGCCAG ATATCAAATTGAAGTCAATCGAGTTCCCGCCGGTAACTGGGTCCTTATCGAAGGATGCGACCAGCCCATCGTCAAAACGGCTACCATCACCGAGCCCCGAGGGAACGAGGAG GCTCAGATTTTCAGGCCCTTGAAGTTCAACACGGCGTCGGTGATTAAAATCGCCGTGGAACCCGTCAACCCGTCGGAGCTGCCCAAAATGTTGGACGGACTACGGAAGGTCAACAAAAGTTACCCCTCCCTCACCACAAAG GTGGAGGAGTCCGGAGAGCACGTCATTTTGGGCACAGGGGAGCTCTACCTGGACTGCGTGATGCACGACCTCCGCAAGATGTACTCGGAGATCGACATCAAA GTTGCCGACCCGGTCGTGACCTTCTGCGAAACGGTGGTGGAGACTTCGTCTTTAAAGTGTTTTGCTGAGACTCCAAATAAAAA GAACAAGATCACCATGATTGCCGAGCCCTTGGAGAAGGGGCTGGCCGAGGACATCGAGAACGAGGTGGTGCAGATCACTTGGAACAG GAAGAAGCTGGGCGAGTTTTTCCAGACAAAGTACGACTGGGATCTGCTGGCCGCCAGGTCCATCTGGGCCTTCGGTCCGGACACGACGGGGCCCAACATCCTTGTGGACGACACGCTGCCTTCGGAG GTGGACAAGGCGCTGCTGGGCTCGGTCAAAGACAGCATTGTTCAAGGATTCCAGTGGGGTACAAGGGAAGGGCCACTGTGCGACGAGC CCATCAGGAACGTCAAGTTCAAGATCCTGGACGCGGTCATCGCTCAGGAGCCGCTTCACCGCGGAGGCGGACAGGTCATCCCAACCGCCAGGCGAGTGGTGTACTCGGCCTTCCTTATG GCCACGCCGAGATTGATGGAGCCGTATTACTTTGTGGAAGTTCAGGCCCCGGCCGATTGCGTCTCCGCCGTCTACACGGTCCTCGCCCGGAGGAG AGGCCACGTCACGCAGGACGCGCCTATCCCGGGCTCTCCCCTCTACACCATTAAGGCCTTCATACCGGCCATTGATTCCTTCGGCTTCGAGACCGACCTTCGCACGCACACACAGGGACAGGCTTTCGCCCTGTCCGTCTTTCACCACTGGCAG ATCGTTCCCGGCGACCCGCTGGACAAGAGCATCGTGATAAGGCCCCTGGAGCCTCAACCCGCCCCGCACCTGGCCAGAGAGTTCATGATCAAGACCCGACGACGCAAG GGTTTAAGCGAGGACGTAAGTATCAGCAAGTTCTTCGACGATCCTATGTTGTTGGAGTTGGCCAAACAGGACGTGGTGCTAAATTATCCCATGTGA